A genome region from Rhizobium sp. NXC14 includes the following:
- a CDS encoding DUF1217 domain-containing protein → MVSTYVSYLAVGRNLNASLSSVASQATVARDSAYYKENIDKVTTVDEFMSDYKLYSYAMKAYGLEDMTYAKAFMKKVLESDLSDSSSFANSLSDGRYAEFAAAFKFSGETKTAQSDAQRDSLLDAYEESFDTEAENIEDETDYFEENISSITSVDDLLSSSRLKNYVLTAFGLSTEYTSASFLKNVLTSDLDDSESFVNQLDDDVYVSLAEAFNFSDDGSVDGEVMSDDQLSLVTSAYAVASSTIASTETGEAYDTYFAAEIGNITSVDQLMSDDKLVSYLRTAYGLSDSETDNFISAALKSADLAEAIGLSDLHDAFNFDEDGALADGDTAQTSEQTAATTAAFDENYQALIANTDTEDAVDNYTTRIASVTSIDDFLVSNADDDDDDNDDLPEMWEMALRAFGIDSGEVSKSEVRKILESDPLDSKSYVNSLDDDRLVAFRKAFNFDSEGDVTVPLQAMSESVVDDYAAYYKQNKIRYLEGEELTEATDAADEEITYFRDQMATITSASEFLADDRLVAFALEAKGLDPEDVTSDGLEKMFSSDLDDEDSYVNNLDDNRFAELVGAFNFDQDGNISADPTGTVQQRGDVLETVDAYVRLTLEDDQGDSNTGVRLALYFERKAPEISSAYDILGDSALFEFFTTSFNLSSYVSNMDVDKQAEMISNFVDIKDLTNPDKVDDLIKRFTAMYDMANGTGTTSTALSILTGSATISADTLLAMAQLKSG, encoded by the coding sequence TTGGTTTCAACCTATGTAAGCTATCTCGCGGTCGGGCGGAATCTCAACGCCAGTCTCTCCAGTGTGGCTTCCCAGGCAACGGTTGCCCGCGACAGCGCCTATTACAAGGAAAACATCGACAAGGTCACCACCGTCGACGAATTCATGAGCGATTACAAACTCTATTCCTACGCCATGAAGGCCTACGGCCTCGAAGACATGACCTATGCCAAAGCCTTCATGAAGAAGGTGCTGGAGAGCGACCTCAGCGATTCGTCGAGCTTCGCCAACAGCTTGAGCGACGGTCGTTATGCCGAGTTCGCCGCCGCCTTCAAATTCTCCGGCGAGACGAAGACGGCGCAATCAGATGCGCAGCGGGACAGCCTGCTTGACGCTTACGAGGAGTCCTTCGATACCGAGGCCGAGAACATCGAGGATGAGACCGATTATTTCGAGGAGAATATCTCGTCGATCACATCGGTCGACGATTTGCTGTCGAGTTCGCGGCTGAAGAACTACGTGCTGACGGCTTTCGGCCTCAGCACCGAATATACTTCGGCCAGCTTTCTGAAGAATGTTCTGACGAGCGATCTCGACGACTCCGAGAGTTTCGTCAACCAGCTCGACGACGATGTCTATGTCAGCCTGGCAGAGGCCTTCAATTTCAGCGACGACGGCTCGGTCGACGGCGAGGTGATGTCGGACGACCAGCTCTCGCTGGTGACGAGCGCCTATGCGGTGGCCTCGTCGACGATCGCTTCCACCGAGACCGGGGAGGCTTATGACACTTATTTCGCTGCGGAGATCGGAAACATCACCTCCGTCGACCAGTTGATGAGCGACGACAAGCTCGTCTCCTATCTCCGGACCGCCTACGGTCTTTCCGACAGCGAAACCGACAACTTCATCTCCGCGGCCCTGAAAAGCGCCGACCTCGCCGAGGCGATCGGCTTGTCCGACCTGCACGACGCCTTCAATTTCGATGAGGACGGCGCGCTTGCCGACGGCGACACGGCCCAGACGTCGGAGCAGACGGCCGCGACCACGGCGGCCTTCGATGAAAACTACCAGGCGCTGATCGCCAACACCGACACGGAGGACGCGGTCGACAACTATACGACGCGCATCGCCAGCGTCACCTCGATCGACGATTTCCTGGTGTCGAACGCCGATGACGACGATGACGACAACGACGATCTTCCGGAAATGTGGGAAATGGCGCTGCGCGCCTTTGGCATAGACTCCGGCGAGGTTTCGAAAAGCGAAGTCCGGAAAATTCTCGAAAGCGATCCCTTGGACTCGAAAAGCTATGTCAACAGCCTCGATGATGATCGGCTCGTCGCCTTTCGCAAGGCATTCAATTTCGACAGCGAAGGCGACGTGACCGTTCCCCTGCAGGCCATGTCGGAATCCGTCGTCGACGACTATGCCGCCTATTACAAGCAGAACAAGATCCGATATCTCGAAGGCGAGGAACTGACCGAGGCGACCGACGCCGCGGACGAGGAGATCACCTATTTCCGCGACCAGATGGCGACGATCACCTCTGCCAGCGAGTTTCTCGCCGACGACCGGTTGGTTGCCTTTGCGCTCGAGGCGAAGGGCTTGGATCCGGAGGACGTCACGTCGGACGGCCTGGAGAAGATGTTTTCCTCCGATCTCGATGATGAGGACAGCTACGTCAACAATCTGGACGACAATCGTTTCGCCGAACTAGTCGGTGCGTTCAATTTCGATCAGGACGGCAATATTTCGGCGGACCCCACGGGGACGGTGCAGCAGCGCGGCGATGTGCTGGAGACGGTCGACGCCTATGTCAGGCTGACGCTCGAGGATGATCAGGGTGACAGCAATACCGGCGTTCGCCTCGCACTTTATTTCGAACGCAAAGCGCCGGAGATCTCGAGTGCCTACGACATTCTGGGCGACAGCGCGCTGTTCGAATTTTTCACAACGAGCTTCAATCTGTCCAGTTACGTCTCGAACATGGATGTCGATAAACAGGCCGAGATGATCTCGAATTTCGTCGACATCAAGGACCTCACCAATCCGGACAAGGTGGACGATCTGATCAAGCGCTTTACCGCCATGTACGACATGGCCAACGGCACAGGCACCACGTCGACGGCACTTTCCATCCTGACCGGCTCGGCGACGATCAGCGCCGATACGCTGCTTGCGATGGCACAATTGAAAAGCGGCTGA
- a CDS encoding flagellar hook protein FlgE — translation MSIFGSMKTAVSGMSAQANRLSTVSDNIANANTVGYKAVSTSFSSLVLPSSSGNYNSGGVQTSVRQAISEQGDISYTTSAYDLAISGDGFFIVEGADGTPVLTRAGDFSVDSDGNLVNSAGYTLMGYSYDSGVPAVVVNGFDGLVPVNVAQSGLSAVASTGAYFSGNLNSEATVVIDSTTLPSANTSDVTDDTQKMSLVAYDSLGATVQYDYYFTKTGVTTDANGAVTGSTWEVAVYRNADASTGGTTSFPYSSDAVSVATLSFDADGQLTSQANTDIVDPTTAQTIDMEYSDFTQLASDFSATGSADGQAASAVSSVSIGTDGVVSVSYANGTTKSLYQIPLATVASPDNLTLLSGNVYTANGMSGVTVTGFPQTNGLGSIQSGALESSNVDLAGELTEMIEAQRSYTANSKVFQTGSDIMDVLVNLKR, via the coding sequence ATGAGCATTTTTGGAAGCATGAAAACCGCCGTCTCCGGCATGAGCGCCCAGGCAAACCGTCTGAGCACGGTTTCCGACAACATCGCCAACGCCAACACCGTCGGCTACAAGGCCGTTTCCACCTCCTTTTCGTCGCTGGTCCTGCCCTCTTCCTCGGGCAATTACAATTCCGGCGGCGTCCAGACATCCGTGCGCCAGGCGATTTCCGAGCAGGGCGACATTTCCTACACCACCTCGGCCTATGATCTGGCGATCTCCGGAGACGGCTTCTTCATCGTGGAAGGCGCCGACGGTACGCCGGTACTCACCCGGGCCGGCGATTTCTCGGTCGACAGCGACGGCAATCTCGTCAACAGCGCCGGCTACACGCTGATGGGCTATTCCTATGATTCCGGCGTGCCGGCGGTTGTTGTCAACGGCTTCGACGGCCTAGTGCCGGTCAACGTAGCCCAATCGGGCCTGAGCGCGGTCGCTTCGACCGGCGCCTATTTCAGCGGCAACCTGAACTCCGAAGCGACCGTCGTCATCGATTCGACGACCTTGCCGAGCGCCAACACGTCCGATGTCACCGACGACACGCAGAAAATGTCACTGGTCGCCTATGACAGCCTCGGCGCCACCGTCCAGTACGACTACTATTTCACCAAGACGGGCGTGACCACGGATGCCAACGGCGCGGTCACCGGCAGCACCTGGGAGGTCGCGGTCTACCGCAATGCCGATGCATCTACCGGCGGCACGACGTCCTTCCCCTATTCCTCCGACGCCGTGAGTGTCGCGACGCTCTCCTTCGACGCCGACGGCCAGCTGACGTCGCAGGCAAACACCGACATCGTCGATCCGACCACGGCACAGACGATCGATATGGAATATTCGGATTTCACCCAGCTTGCCTCCGACTTCTCGGCGACAGGTTCCGCCGACGGCCAGGCCGCAAGCGCGGTGAGCTCAGTCTCGATCGGCACGGACGGCGTGGTGTCGGTCTCCTATGCCAACGGCACGACGAAATCCCTCTATCAGATCCCTCTCGCGACGGTCGCAAGCCCCGACAATCTGACGCTGCTCAGCGGCAACGTCTACACCGCCAACGGCATGTCCGGCGTCACCGTCACCGGCTTTCCGCAGACGAACGGGCTCGGCTCCATCCAGTCCGGCGCGCTCGAAAGCTCGAATGTCGATCTCGCCGGCGAATTGACCGAGATGATCGAGGCGCAGCGCAGCTACACCGCCAATTCGAAGGTGTTTCAGACGGGCTCCGACATCATGGATGTCCTCGTCAACCTGAAACGATAG
- the flgK gene encoding flagellar hook-associated protein FlgK — MSLTSALNSVQSIFNNTGQQSSVVSTNIANVGNSDYVRREASITTSLSGAQVVSISRAQETALLAQYLQSNAKDSAQQTLVTGLESLQSLMDGNDYETSPSTYLAAFQEALQTYATSPSNTTAAQSAVTAAQDLANSLNTASDGVQSIRAEADAEIATQVSTLNTLLSQFEAANNAVKLATSTGADTSSALDEREKLLKQIFSIVGVTSVVRDNNDMALYTSDGTVLFETIPRTVTFASTATYVAGTEGNAIYIDGVALDAGEGSTTSASGSLQALLQLRDEIGPTFQDQLDQMAKALVQIFSETDGSTSAPGLFTWTTASGTTGETPSDTDDITGIASTISVNLAVVTSEGGDATKLRDGTISGITDLNTSGDSGFSDNLDALYQALTEQRSFSADAGLSATQSVTDYASASIGWLEQYRSDATSASETTAAALSRSDEAYSNETGVNLDEELTLLLDIEQSYKAATKILNVIDEMFQSLLDIAS; from the coding sequence ATGTCGCTCACGTCAGCCTTGAACAGCGTGCAGAGTATTTTCAACAATACCGGCCAGCAGAGCAGCGTCGTCTCGACCAACATCGCCAATGTCGGAAATTCCGACTATGTCAGGCGGGAGGCGTCGATTACGACGTCTCTTTCCGGCGCTCAGGTCGTCAGCATCAGCCGGGCCCAAGAAACTGCGCTGCTCGCCCAATACCTGCAATCCAACGCCAAGGACAGCGCCCAGCAGACGCTCGTGACCGGCCTCGAAAGCCTGCAGTCGCTGATGGACGGCAATGACTACGAGACATCGCCGAGCACCTATCTCGCAGCCTTCCAGGAGGCGCTCCAGACATATGCGACGTCGCCGAGCAATACGACCGCCGCGCAATCGGCCGTCACCGCCGCGCAGGATCTCGCCAACTCGCTGAATACCGCGAGCGACGGCGTCCAGTCGATCAGGGCCGAGGCGGATGCGGAGATCGCCACGCAGGTCTCCACGCTGAATACGCTGCTGTCACAGTTCGAGGCGGCCAACAACGCGGTTAAGCTCGCGACATCGACCGGCGCCGATACATCCTCGGCGCTCGACGAGCGCGAGAAACTCCTGAAGCAGATCTTCTCGATCGTCGGCGTCACCTCCGTCGTGCGCGACAATAACGACATGGCGCTCTATACCTCGGACGGCACCGTGCTGTTCGAGACCATACCGCGCACCGTCACATTCGCGTCGACGGCAACTTATGTCGCGGGAACCGAGGGCAATGCCATCTATATCGACGGCGTGGCGCTCGATGCCGGCGAGGGTTCGACGACGAGCGCCTCGGGCAGCCTGCAGGCGCTGCTGCAGCTCCGCGACGAGATCGGCCCGACATTTCAGGACCAGCTCGACCAGATGGCCAAGGCCCTCGTCCAGATCTTCTCGGAAACCGACGGCAGTACGAGCGCGCCGGGACTTTTTACCTGGACGACAGCATCGGGGACAACGGGAGAAACACCGTCTGATACCGACGATATCACCGGGATTGCCTCCACCATCTCGGTCAATCTTGCCGTCGTCACGAGCGAAGGCGGCGATGCGACCAAGCTGCGCGACGGAACCATCAGCGGCATCACCGATCTCAACACCTCCGGAGACAGCGGTTTCTCCGACAATCTCGACGCCCTCTATCAGGCACTGACGGAACAACGCTCGTTCTCCGCCGACGCCGGTCTCTCAGCAACGCAAAGCGTGACGGACTATGCCAGCGCCTCCATCGGCTGGCTCGAACAATATCGAAGCGATGCGACGTCTGCCTCCGAAACCACGGCCGCCGCGCTATCTCGCTCCGACGAGGCCTATTCCAACGAAACCGGCGTCAATCTCGACGAGGAGCTGACGCTCCTTCTCGACATCGAACAATCCTACAAGGCAGCGACGAAGATCCTGAACGTCATCGACGAGATGTTCCAGTCGCTCCTCGACATAGCGAGCTAG
- a CDS encoding DUF6502 family protein — translation MVFQRPSVFLMSKPRAKLPFSEETLQAMLVRVLRPLVRLALACGFNFTAFSAILRRLYIEVAEKEFALPNKQQTDSRISLLTGVHRKDVNRLRGQEISTSLLTVGVSQTSRILARWLADPLYCDAEDRPSALPRTTSDGSPSFESLVSDITKDVHPRSILDDWLDRGIVVLDEDGRVRLDLSSIVPNAGEDARRHYFTRNLRDHVQASVTNLMNDPPPYFERAVHYDGISPALAARLDVLAREEAMALLLKLNKVAHQAIKDDPGGNSRWIAGLYVMTEEGETDSRADAASKTKADE, via the coding sequence ATGGTCTTTCAGAGACCGAGTGTGTTCTTGATGTCGAAGCCGCGCGCGAAGCTACCCTTCTCCGAAGAGACCTTGCAGGCCATGCTCGTCCGCGTTCTGCGCCCGCTGGTCAGGCTCGCGCTCGCCTGCGGCTTCAACTTCACCGCCTTTTCGGCAATTCTTCGCCGGCTCTATATCGAGGTTGCCGAGAAGGAATTCGCGCTGCCGAACAAACAGCAGACGGACAGCCGCATCTCGCTTCTGACAGGCGTCCACCGCAAGGACGTCAACCGGCTGCGCGGACAGGAGATTTCGACATCATTGCTGACCGTCGGCGTTTCGCAAACAAGCCGCATCCTGGCCCGATGGCTGGCGGACCCGCTCTATTGCGATGCCGAGGACAGGCCGAGCGCCCTGCCCCGAACCACAAGCGACGGCAGCCCTTCATTCGAAAGCCTGGTGAGCGATATCACCAAGGATGTCCATCCCCGCTCCATCCTGGACGACTGGCTGGACAGAGGCATCGTCGTTCTCGATGAGGACGGCCGTGTCCGGCTCGACCTCTCATCGATCGTCCCGAATGCCGGCGAAGACGCCCGCCGGCATTATTTCACCCGCAACCTGCGCGACCACGTGCAGGCCTCCGTCACGAACCTGATGAACGACCCTCCGCCCTATTTCGAACGCGCGGTTCATTATGACGGCATATCGCCCGCGTTGGCCGCCCGACTCGACGTGCTCGCGCGCGAGGAAGCGATGGCGCTGCTCCTGAAGCTCAACAAGGTCGCCCATCAGGCGATCAAGGACGATCCCGGCGGCAACAGCCGCTGGATCGCGGGGCTTTACGTCATGACCGAAGAGGGTGAGACGGATTCCCGGGCAGACGCTGCTTCCAAGACGAAGGCGGACGAATGA
- a CDS encoding flagellar hook-associated family protein — MKASFVSSSAMQNVLRLTISQSQNKLQQASTEATTGTYADIGVSLGSGAAKSINLTSAIVQAASFKTSNSVVALRMEASQTALSSLKDAGDSLVSNLTALQASQDTTSIAVALQSASSTISQLISTVNTSVNGEFLFGGTNLDSQPLTDQSSAVSDTIVTALTDYATGLGKDVSELTGEEIGSFITDTVEPMFSESSWTDASSGWSSASSTDMTSRISASETITSSTNANSEGMRYLALASVVVSALFGQDLSSDAQSTVASKAIGYAAQATSGMVTQQSELGLSQERLEKANDALDAQSSLLQGKLVDLQGVDTYEASTLVNQLQTQLETAYTLVSKLQNLSLVNYL, encoded by the coding sequence ATGAAAGCATCTTTTGTCTCATCATCGGCGATGCAGAATGTTTTGCGGCTCACCATCAGCCAGTCCCAGAACAAGCTGCAGCAGGCCTCGACGGAGGCGACCACAGGAACTTACGCCGATATCGGCGTTTCTCTTGGGAGCGGCGCCGCAAAATCGATCAATCTCACCAGCGCGATCGTCCAGGCCGCCTCGTTCAAGACGAGCAATTCCGTCGTCGCGCTGCGCATGGAAGCGTCGCAAACTGCTCTTTCCAGCCTCAAGGATGCCGGCGACAGCCTGGTTTCCAACTTGACCGCGCTTCAGGCAAGCCAGGATACGACGAGCATCGCTGTTGCCCTGCAATCGGCAAGCTCCACGATTTCGCAGCTGATCTCGACGGTCAACACCTCGGTCAATGGCGAGTTCCTGTTCGGCGGAACGAACCTCGACAGCCAGCCCCTGACCGACCAGTCGTCCGCAGTCTCGGATACGATCGTCACGGCGCTCACCGATTATGCAACCGGTCTCGGAAAAGACGTCAGCGAGCTGACGGGCGAGGAAATCGGCAGCTTCATCACCGATACGGTCGAACCGATGTTCTCCGAAAGCAGCTGGACGGACGCTTCGAGCGGATGGTCGAGCGCATCCAGCACCGACATGACCAGCCGGATCAGCGCATCGGAAACCATCACCTCGTCGACCAACGCCAATTCCGAAGGCATGCGTTACCTGGCACTTGCCTCCGTCGTCGTCTCGGCCCTCTTCGGCCAGGATCTGAGCTCGGACGCGCAGAGCACCGTCGCATCCAAGGCGATAGGCTACGCGGCCCAGGCGACTTCGGGCATGGTGACGCAGCAGAGCGAGCTCGGCCTCTCGCAGGAGCGGCTCGAAAAGGCAAATGACGCGCTCGACGCACAGTCTAGCCTGCTGCAGGGAAAGCTCGTCGACCTTCAGGGCGTCGACACCTACGAGGCTTCGACGCTCGTCAATCAGCTGCAGACGCAGCTAGAAACCGCCTACACGCTCGTCTCGAAACTCCAGAATCTCAGCCTGGTCAACTATCTCTGA
- a CDS encoding type II toxin-antitoxin system VapB family antitoxin: MAEPQLSVRSARARDLAHRLARRENRSIADIVERALESYEIREAGREPASSFYSRLSQQSGTDIDLEAVLKEDRQAHKGIEL; encoded by the coding sequence ATGGCCGAACCCCAGCTTTCCGTACGAAGTGCAAGGGCACGTGACCTTGCTCATCGACTCGCCCGCCGCGAAAACCGCTCGATAGCCGATATCGTCGAGCGGGCGCTCGAATCCTATGAAATACGCGAGGCCGGCCGTGAGCCGGCATCGTCTTTCTACAGCAGGCTGTCGCAACAAAGTGGGACGGATATTGACCTTGAGGCCGTCCTGAAGGAAGACCGGCAGGCGCACAAAGGCATCGAGCTTTGA
- a CDS encoding type II toxin-antitoxin system VapC family toxin, whose protein sequence is MIFLDTNVVSETLRKSPDKAVIAWLVRHDAELALPTVTIAEIAFGIQKIRPDQRAERLEQGLSDWRRRFADRIFGLTEEAALAYGEIMGTAAHQGRGMSAPDGMIAAIARVNGGRLATRNLSDFVTADLELISPWEF, encoded by the coding sequence TTGATTTTTCTCGATACCAACGTCGTTTCGGAGACGTTGAGAAAATCGCCTGATAAAGCGGTAATCGCATGGCTGGTTCGTCATGATGCTGAACTGGCACTGCCCACGGTGACGATTGCCGAGATCGCTTTCGGTATCCAGAAGATCCGGCCCGACCAACGAGCCGAACGCCTCGAACAGGGACTTTCCGACTGGCGGCGCCGCTTCGCGGACCGGATTTTTGGCCTGACCGAGGAAGCCGCTCTTGCCTATGGCGAGATCATGGGGACCGCAGCTCATCAGGGGCGCGGCATGTCAGCGCCGGACGGCATGATCGCAGCTATTGCGAGGGTTAATGGCGGTCGGCTCGCGACGCGAAACCTGAGCGATTTCGTGACCGCGGACCTTGAATTGATTTCCCCGTGGGAGTTTTGA
- a CDS encoding EF-hand domain-containing protein — protein MTTISAATSVSSYSYNKSSTSASQDILSCSTDSAKKSTASGQLDEDTSSSADKLMAQLMTLAMNRFDQSGPTGEGDGGTGMDVGDLDTDGDGYVSKAEFVAARPSDVSEDQVGTLFDSFDSEGAGSLSVDALAEAMSAQRSERPNGPPPPDDDDQLAPMLSDLDTDGDGLVSKAEFVAGRPSDVSEDQAGTLFDSFDSEGAGSLSVDALSEAMSAQQSERPQGPPPSEDEDEFASLLSDLDTNGDGVVSLDEFMAGKPDNVTESQASQLFDLLDTSGTGSLSTQSAA, from the coding sequence ATGACGACCATTTCGGCCGCCACGTCAGTCTCTTCCTATTCCTACAACAAGAGCTCGACATCCGCATCCCAGGACATCCTATCCTGTAGTACAGATTCAGCGAAAAAATCAACCGCAAGCGGGCAGCTCGACGAAGACACGTCGAGCAGCGCCGACAAACTGATGGCACAGCTGATGACGCTGGCAATGAACCGTTTCGACCAGTCCGGCCCCACCGGCGAAGGGGACGGCGGCACAGGCATGGATGTTGGTGATCTGGATACCGACGGCGACGGCTATGTGAGCAAGGCCGAGTTCGTCGCGGCCCGGCCGTCCGATGTCAGCGAGGATCAGGTCGGAACGCTGTTCGACAGCTTTGACAGCGAAGGCGCCGGTTCGCTGTCGGTCGATGCACTCGCCGAGGCGATGTCTGCCCAGCGATCGGAACGTCCCAATGGCCCGCCCCCGCCAGACGACGATGATCAGCTGGCGCCCATGCTCTCCGACCTCGATACCGATGGCGACGGACTCGTCAGCAAGGCCGAATTCGTCGCAGGCCGTCCGTCCGATGTCAGCGAAGATCAGGCAGGAACGCTGTTCGACAGCTTTGACAGTGAGGGCGCCGGTTCGCTCTCGGTCGATGCGCTGTCCGAGGCCATGTCCGCCCAGCAGTCGGAACGTCCCCAGGGACCGCCGCCGTCCGAGGACGAAGACGAGTTCGCCTCCCTGCTTTCCGATCTCGATACGAATGGAGATGGGGTGGTGAGCCTCGACGAATTCATGGCCGGCAAGCCTGACAATGTCACCGAAAGCCAGGCGAGCCAGCTCTTCGACCTGCTCGACACCTCAGGCACCGGTTCATTGTCCACACAGTCCGCGGCCTGA
- a CDS encoding DUF5666 domain-containing protein, protein MSPSMISRRQFLLAGIALRILKPEFVAAQSTGTHDHGIGGSGTSIQGGGENEDHGIGGTGIVGTIQGFGSIIVNDIHIPFSATTPIEIDGRHVPASAMKVGHVVRVLLKGKRAARITIVSEVQGRIDRFSKASITILSQTVDISGLATKGLRKGKRVAVFGIRKPDGTIVARRIESRSVSDGDHVRGIPVKSDNRILIGGLSLGGAHRRLVGKQTVVHLKTAADRLAITRIQPEPIVPGLKRGTVNIETFRATDRDRPRSGPGGSPPFGTMRQSPDGHGFVDIGVRDSNRITGFPNPRPPGGIDARPPRGFWDGPPHDHPPFGRAGPDGFSRPGGAGPGPGPGPGPGPNGPPPGPPPGPPPDFPGQP, encoded by the coding sequence ATGAGCCCATCGATGATCTCGAGAAGACAGTTTCTGCTGGCCGGCATAGCACTTCGGATCCTGAAGCCGGAATTTGTCGCGGCGCAGTCGACAGGTACCCACGACCATGGGATCGGCGGGTCCGGCACCTCCATCCAGGGCGGCGGCGAGAATGAAGACCACGGCATCGGCGGAACCGGCATCGTCGGGACCATCCAGGGTTTTGGAAGTATTATCGTCAACGACATCCACATACCTTTCAGCGCGACGACACCGATCGAGATCGATGGACGGCATGTTCCCGCGAGCGCGATGAAGGTCGGTCATGTCGTCCGTGTGCTGCTGAAGGGAAAGCGCGCCGCCCGCATCACGATCGTCAGCGAGGTTCAGGGGCGCATCGACCGGTTTAGCAAGGCTTCGATAACGATCCTTTCGCAAACCGTAGACATATCCGGTCTGGCGACGAAGGGCCTGCGGAAAGGCAAGCGGGTCGCCGTCTTCGGCATCCGCAAACCAGACGGCACGATCGTTGCCCGGCGCATCGAATCCCGCTCCGTCTCGGATGGCGACCATGTCCGCGGGATCCCCGTCAAGAGCGACAATCGCATCCTGATCGGCGGCCTTTCGCTCGGAGGCGCGCACCGCCGACTGGTCGGCAAGCAAACCGTCGTGCATCTCAAGACAGCGGCTGATCGGTTGGCGATCACCCGCATTCAGCCGGAACCCATAGTGCCGGGCCTCAAACGCGGTACCGTCAACATCGAGACTTTCCGGGCGACCGACAGGGACAGACCGAGGTCGGGCCCCGGGGGTTCGCCGCCCTTCGGGACGATGCGGCAATCCCCGGATGGTCACGGCTTCGTTGATATCGGCGTGCGGGATTCGAACAGAATCACCGGCTTTCCGAACCCGCGTCCTCCCGGGGGCATCGATGCCCGGCCGCCACGCGGCTTCTGGGATGGTCCGCCGCATGATCACCCGCCCTTTGGCAGAGCCGGTCCTGACGGCTTTTCCCGCCCGGGCGGAGCGGGACCGGGACCGGGACCAGGGCCGGGCCCGGGACCGAATGGTCCGCCGCCGGGCCCGCCGCCGGGGCCGCCACCGGATTTTCCGGGCCAGCCCTAA
- a CDS encoding TetR/AcrR family transcriptional regulator produces MDIVDEPADEPRKRGRPKVSTDEDKRTHIVEVARSVFVKYGYAGSTTAVVASEAGVSKQTLYKLFQSKEELFAAVVGAHRRLMLDLPRPAEEISIAESLERIFMIDMDEEMDAERAGFLQLVFREAAQFPELIDILQREGILASRQHLADWLSDRRAEGRLSLDDPESGARMLMDMIFGGMGPPEGRMQAWPDRALMLAHLHRCIAIFAAGVGAA; encoded by the coding sequence ATGGATATCGTCGACGAGCCCGCAGATGAGCCGCGCAAAAGAGGCCGGCCTAAAGTCTCCACCGATGAAGACAAGCGGACGCATATCGTCGAGGTCGCCCGCAGCGTTTTCGTAAAATACGGCTATGCCGGAAGCACGACCGCAGTCGTCGCCTCGGAGGCGGGTGTTTCCAAGCAGACGCTCTACAAGCTGTTTCAGAGCAAGGAAGAGCTGTTTGCCGCCGTCGTCGGCGCGCATCGGCGGCTGATGCTCGACCTGCCGAGGCCCGCCGAAGAGATCTCGATCGCCGAGAGCCTCGAACGTATCTTCATGATCGACATGGACGAGGAGATGGATGCGGAACGCGCCGGTTTCCTGCAGCTCGTCTTTCGCGAAGCCGCGCAGTTTCCCGAGCTTATCGATATTCTCCAGCGCGAAGGCATACTCGCCAGCCGGCAGCATCTGGCCGACTGGCTGAGCGATCGCCGGGCGGAGGGCAGGCTGTCGCTGGATGATCCGGAGAGCGGCGCCCGCATGTTGATGGATATGATCTTTGGCGGCATGGGCCCGCCGGAAGGCCGCATGCAAGCCTGGCCCGACCGGGCCCTGATGTTGGCCCATCTTCACCGCTGCATCGCGATCTTCGCCGCCGGCGTCGGGGCCGCTTGA